Below is a genomic region from Spirosoma radiotolerans.
TAAAGAAATACATTCCGAATACCATAGGGAACCCCGGCCGCTTCGGGCATATCTGGTTTAATCGCGAAAAATAAACGGGTTCTATGCTTTATCGTGTCATTATCGGCCAGAATGGCCAGGTAATCGGGCAGGAAATAATAAAATCCGCGTTGTTTAATTGCCTGACTAACCCGCTCTCGCTCCAACTTCAAATTATCGAACCGATAAGGGTCTCCCTTTTTTAAGATTGTACGCCGGGCTGCCAATCGCATGGCCGTCTTCATTGACTCGCGAATATTCGTCGTGTCGATAAAGATTACGGTATCAAGGTAGAAGCGAGGCTTTACGTCAACGGTATACACACCCCGGGCCTTATAGCCAGCCTCTTTCAGTAAACCGGTAACGTTTGAGCCAAAATACCCTTCATTTTGCAATGTCGCTTTCCAGACAGGAATGTTGGACGAAATGGCTTTGGCGCTGGCGAATACAGGCTCTTCCCCAAATTTTCGCCGGAACCAGGCCCGTAAACCATTCCGTTTTGGCTCACCAAAAAGATAGTACAAGCCGACTTTGTAAGGATAGCCAAAGAGTTGCTTGTTTGGCCTTGGCCTTGCCAAAGCACCTAATTGTTCTTTTATCGTTCCTTGCTCAGCTTTATTGACGGTCGAATCCGCATTCAGAATAATGTCGGTACCGGCATAGAGTCGTTCATTGGCGGGCAGGTGTTTGGCAATATTACAGCCGTTGAGCGTAAGAATGGACAGGAAAGAAGCCATGTAAATCGTCAGGCGGTTACTGACCTGCACCTTCCTGGATAGAAGCCGGGACCAATACCGGCCAATAGCCGTAACGAGGAAATTTAAGTAAACAAGCATAATTAGTTCAGCGAAGGGCCTGTCGACCGACGAAAAATGTCAGACAGCGTATTAAAGTCTACCGTGATCACAAAACCAACGCCCGTTTCAATAATATAACCATCCAGCACTGCCTGATAATCATTACGCCGATAGCCCCGGAGTACATAGCGCCCATCGCGGCTAAGGTTGTAGTTCAGTGATACATTGTCAAAAACCTCATTTGGGTTTCGCGTCGCACTTTGTGCTGCATTTTCAAGCACAAAGTTTCGACCAACAGAAACTGTAAGCCGTCCCGACAGAAAGCTCTTCGACAAGCCCACATTCAGATCTGTTCGGGCTCCATTTGTGGTACCTCCTGTGTTGGCACTACCTGTTTGCGAAAGCAGATTAAAGTCGACATCGAAGCCTTTTAGAATACCCGACGCCAATTTGCCCAACTGTTCCGAAATTAATTTACTGACGCTATTTCGAGCCACACCTTCAGCCTGTGTATCCAAACCACCGTTGTTCGACGACGAAAAAAAGTCTGAAGTATTCTCGGGAAGGAAACGGTTTAAAATCAACAACGCAAATACCTGTTTGTTGATCTGTGACTGATCTTGCCGGAGCGTTTTCAGTTTGTTCTCGATCGTTGTTGCAAACGCACTGGATGCTGCGGCTCCGCTTTCCTCTGCCTCGGGTAACCGGATGTCGAAATCCAGTTTTGGAGCAGCCAGGTTGTTGCTGATCGTCAGGGCCACATCAAATGGTAACTTACGATTGAGCGCTGCTGCATCGACAGACGTTGACTCATTGCCGATCAGGTCGGCGGGGGAGGTAGATACCTGATAAATAGCCGTCATGTTTATATCGGCTTTGAGCGGATCGCCGGTAAACTGAATGTAGCCGCCCTTTTGAATTTTAAACTGTCGTTTCAATACCTGATAGGTCAGCGAGTATTCGCCTTCGGTTACATCGTAGCGACCTAAGACAGTTATCTCACCAGAGGCATTGACGCCTACATTGAGCCGTGCATTACCCCGCGCCCGTAAATAATCGCCGTTGAGTTCGTCGACAACAATCGTTAATTCCGATTTCTCATCGGCTTCTAGGTCGACCGAAATGGTGGCATTACTAAGTTGATCAAAGGCTAGTCGCGGAGCCAGGCTATCCCGCTTGGGGCGGTATAGGTATTTAGTTAAAGCCAGTGAATCGTTGTGCTTAATAAACGTGACGATCTTGCTGGACTCATTTACGTCCAGTTGCTGGTCTGGCAGCACCATCGCTACTTTGCTGCCGTCTTCGAGCCGGACCGTACCATTGATCGAGGCATTGGATCCGGCGCCTTTGATGCGCAGATCGGTACTGACCGACGCCTGTCCATAGGCATAATCATTGTCTTTTCGGCCCGCGTTAAGCACCTGGAAATGGTCGGCCCGAACGCGCAGGTTATAGGCCGCATCCGGTAGGTTTTTCAGAACAACGGTACCATCGGTTGTGAGGGTTCGCCCCTGTTCATCGCGGAGGTTAAACCCATCCAGCGTAATCGTTTGACCCGAAAAGGCTAGCTTTTCCTGGTCAATTCGGTAGGTTGCATTGAGTTGCTTGATGTTAAACGCGACAGAATCGAACGCAACGCTTCCGTCCATCTTTGGGTTATCTATGGCCCCTTCCACCGTGAAACCACCGGTAAGATTCCCTTTTGCCTGCCGCAACTCGCCAAAGCTAAAGGCTTCGATGGTACGCGCATCCAGGCGATTCAGTTTAATGGCCAGGTCAAGAGCTTGCTTTGCATCGTCGGGATTGTAGAACCCCGTAACGGTTGCGTCATTGTAGGGTCCGGCGAGCGCCGTATTCACACTAATGCGCCCGTCGGATGTGTTACTGAAACGGGCGGTGAGGTTGCCAATGGGTTTAGCCATTACCTTCAGGCTATCTACATAAACGGACCCGATAAAGGCCAGTTTACTGTCGGTACTCATGTAATCCCGAACCACCACTGTGCCGTTAAGCTGTCCGCTGGCCAGGGTTGTATCCTGATTGGCCAGGCGGGCCAGATTTCCCAGCTCAATGGCGCGGGCTGTCACCCGAATGGGGGCGTTGCCGTATTGCTCCGTACTGCTTATCTCCAGCGACTGTTCTCCGGTTTCGATATGAAGTCGGTTGAGCAGTACGCCATCTTTACCGTACTGCGCGAAACCAGCCGTATCTGTTTGCCAGCGCTGGTAGTTTGTCAGTAACCCATTAGGAGCAAAGTTGAACCGGTAGCTGGAGTCGACAATACTCAGCGTACCCGAAACACCGTGTAAATCCTGGTCGATTGAGTCTTTGTTAACGACCGCAAATCGGAATCGGTTGTTGGCCGCTATACCGTTCAGGTTTGTCTGGCGGATGGTGATGCCATCGTACAGAACGCCATCGATTCGTCCATCAACTTTTAGCTGGTTGTTAGCTCCCCGTAGGGTCATGGTACTGCCCTGTAAGGTGGTGGTGTCATAAACGACAACGCCCGTACGGAGTGTAGCCGACAGCGTGGTATCGCGGGTATTGTCCAGATAGGCATTGAACCGGACGGTGTCCATTCGGGTCAAGCCTGGTACAAATGCCTGGAAGAGCGGATTCTGGTAGGCCTTCACCGCCAGCGTAAAGGCGTGCGGGGGCGGAATGCGTTTGTATGTTAATGAGGGTATGGCAATATATTGGCTGATTTCACCTGCAATAATGTCGTATAGTTGGGTGTATTCAAACTGACCGTTTAGCGTCATCCGGGCACCCGGCAGTTGGGCAACCACGTTTTTAGTGTTCCCATCAGCGGCTAACCGCGCATAGAGTGAGTCGATGGGGTAGCTTTTGCCATTGAGGCTTAATACAGCATCGCTGGCCGACACAGTACCAACGGGCTTGGCAGGGTCCGTTGAGGCCATATCGAGTATAATCCGTCCTTTGAGCGATAGCGGGTCGCTGTAGAGTTTCAGCTGTTGCAGGTTTAATTCATTGATGACGGCCTGACCTGTAACGCTTGGGAAATCGCCCTGAAGACCAACTTTCGTATCGAGCGTCAGGTTAGCATTCGGGTCTTTTAATGAACCGATCAGGTTCAGATTACCATTGGCCAGGTTGCCTTCTGCATTCAGGTTCTGATACCGGTAGCCGCTCAGTTCGGCCGACTGTACAGCCAGATCAAAGCGCGTCGACAATGTTTTTGGGTCAATACCGCGCCCGTCCACCGTAGCCCGCCCGGTTACTTTACCAATGGTTTCGGGTTGCTTTAACCACTTGCCCGCATCGAAATCGTTAAGATTCAACGTGCCCTTGTAGGTCTGGTTTTTACCCGCAACAAAGCCCGCCAGCTTTCCATCGAAGGCGGCCGTACCCCACGCGGTATTGAGTTTGGCATCGAGAACGAGGTTATTCAATTGCCCCTGAATTTTTCCGGTGAGTTGAAGCGAGGGCGGCAGCGCAATAGAGGATGGAATTGACCCTTTGGGGGCTAGTTTGTTGATGTCGGCCAGACTGGTCACGGCCTGCTGCACGGTCATGTCGACGCCAATATGATCGGGGTCCGTCACATTCGTCAGGCGGCCACTGGCGCGTATTTTCGTGCCAGAAAGCATATCAAATTCCAGGCGGGGTAAGTTCAGCGAGGCTAACGTACCTGTGGCCTGTGCATTCGCTTTGAAGACGCCCCTGCTATTTCCGGCAAATGGGGGCGTATCGGCTAAGAATGGAGCCAGTTGCAGCACATCCTCTACTGATAACCGACTCTGACGAAGGTTGACGCGAACGCCCACACGCTTCGCAAAACGGGGGTTCGTCAACTGCCCCAATGAGTCATAACGCAACACCATCTGGTCACGTATTAAACTGGTGGGCGTCTGGATATAGAGTTTAGTAAGGGTTGTGGTGGTGTCGGTATAAAGCACGTTGCCTTCCAGTTGCTGAAGAACAAAGCCACTGGTTGACCGAAACTTGCCGTTACGGAGCTGTCCACTGATTTTCTGGCCTCGTTTGCCGAGGTCCTGATACACCAGAAACCGTCCGTCTATTCCCAGATTCTGTAGATCGAGGTGACCGTAATCAAGGCCCTTTTTCTGGCGCGGAGCCGTCTCATCGTCGTAACGGATGCGGTTGTTAGCAAAACGAACGTTGGTCAGTCGGGCTTGCCAACCGGGCGTAACCGGCGTATTGGCTACGGGTTGAGCGGCTGCTTTTTTTGTCGGTTTGGTCAGTAAGGCGGCTATATCGGCATTGTTCAGATCGAGCGATTTAATGCCTA
It encodes:
- a CDS encoding translocation/assembly module TamB domain-containing protein, with protein sequence MSKLFVRILLGIIAIILLLVGFVVIVATTPWGQQLVTNQVNSYLAQKLQSPFRIGRISYSIPDWIELEDVYFKTPKGDTLLNGGRMRVDLDMWGLLNNRVALNQIELEHIRLNINRTLPDTTFNFQYILNAFDTGTAPEPSDTVSTPMAINLNGIALRDVRIKYKDDVVGANVNAYLDSLRASFSETDVATSKYHLSNVAVNGLNLYTRLYEGLPTPPSAPSKPGDTLNLALGKWQINHAKWDVQVETADFQTKGSAERLAMESDYFYLEGEKIGIKSLDLNNADIAALLTKPTKKAAAQPVANTPVTPGWQARLTNVRFANNRIRYDDETAPRQKKGLDYGHLDLQNLGIDGRFLVYQDLGKRGQKISGQLRNGKFRSTSGFVLQQLEGNVLYTDTTTTLTKLYIQTPTSLIRDQMVLRYDSLGQLTNPRFAKRVGVRVNLRQSRLSVEDVLQLAPFLADTPPFAGNSRGVFKANAQATGTLASLNLPRLEFDMLSGTKIRASGRLTNVTDPDHIGVDMTVQQAVTSLADINKLAPKGSIPSSIALPPSLQLTGKIQGQLNNLVLDAKLNTAWGTAAFDGKLAGFVAGKNQTYKGTLNLNDFDAGKWLKQPETIGKVTGRATVDGRGIDPKTLSTRFDLAVQSAELSGYRYQNLNAEGNLANGNLNLIGSLKDPNANLTLDTKVGLQGDFPSVTGQAVINELNLQQLKLYSDPLSLKGRIILDMASTDPAKPVGTVSASDAVLSLNGKSYPIDSLYARLAADGNTKNVVAQLPGARMTLNGQFEYTQLYDIIAGEISQYIAIPSLTYKRIPPPHAFTLAVKAYQNPLFQAFVPGLTRMDTVRFNAYLDNTRDTTLSATLRTGVVVYDTTTLQGSTMTLRGANNQLKVDGRIDGVLYDGITIRQTNLNGIAANNRFRFAVVNKDSIDQDLHGVSGTLSIVDSSYRFNFAPNGLLTNYQRWQTDTAGFAQYGKDGVLLNRLHIETGEQSLEISSTEQYGNAPIRVTARAIELGNLARLANQDTTLASGQLNGTVVVRDYMSTDSKLAFIGSVYVDSLKVMAKPIGNLTARFSNTSDGRISVNTALAGPYNDATVTGFYNPDDAKQALDLAIKLNRLDARTIEAFSFGELRQAKGNLTGGFTVEGAIDNPKMDGSVAFDSVAFNIKQLNATYRIDQEKLAFSGQTITLDGFNLRDEQGRTLTTDGTVVLKNLPDAAYNLRVRADHFQVLNAGRKDNDYAYGQASVSTDLRIKGAGSNASINGTVRLEDGSKVAMVLPDQQLDVNESSKIVTFIKHNDSLALTKYLYRPKRDSLAPRLAFDQLSNATISVDLEADEKSELTIVVDELNGDYLRARGNARLNVGVNASGEITVLGRYDVTEGEYSLTYQVLKRQFKIQKGGYIQFTGDPLKADINMTAIYQVSTSPADLIGNESTSVDAAALNRKLPFDVALTISNNLAAPKLDFDIRLPEAEESGAAASSAFATTIENKLKTLRQDQSQINKQVFALLILNRFLPENTSDFFSSSNNGGLDTQAEGVARNSVSKLISEQLGKLASGILKGFDVDFNLLSQTGSANTGGTTNGARTDLNVGLSKSFLSGRLTVSVGRNFVLENAAQSATRNPNEVFDNVSLNYNLSRDGRYVLRGYRRNDYQAVLDGYIIETGVGFVITVDFNTLSDIFRRSTGPSLN